From Zea mays cultivar B73 chromosome 3, Zm-B73-REFERENCE-NAM-5.0, whole genome shotgun sequence:
ACTACGGCGCGAGCTGTTGCGCCCGCGCGAGATCCTCGCTACCCACGATTCCACCTCACCCAGACTTCAAAAGCGGACTCGAGACCCCCTTGTGCTCTTCCCTTTCCCCCCTTCTTTCCGTCGCCACTAGAGAAAGAAAGAGAGAGTCTGCTGCCATCGAATCACACCATCCTCACCGCTCGGCACCTGTAACCTGGTTCTAGATGTTCGGGCGTGTGCGCGGGTCGCGCTCAGGGAAGAAGCTAGAAgcgcgaggcctcggggtgaaggGAATTCTTTGCGTAGTTGAATCTCCGCCGCGGGATCGCGCCACCGCGTGGGCAGGAGAGTCTTCACCCCTAACCGAGGTAATCGGAGTATCATCCTTTTCTCTTTTCTCTAGGCGTTGCG
This genomic window contains:
- the LOC100278229 gene encoding uncharacterized protein LOC100278229 (The RefSeq protein has 3 substitutions compared to this genomic sequence), yielding MFRRVRGSRSGKKLEARGLGVKGILCVVESPPRDRATAWAGESSPLTEEKNRCSRRSLTMKNMSSSRWCLPVNLLAPRINM